DNA from Thermoflexus sp.:
CGCCGGTTGTGGATGGCCTTCATCCTGCCCTTGATCTCTCTGGGAGGGCTGGGCCTGTCGCTGAATCTCGGAGCTCCGGCCGCTCTGGCTCAGGGTGGCCTCCTGAAGGCCCAGCCCCACAGCGTGGACATCACCCGTTTCCCCACGGTGACGGTCTTCTTTCAGCTGGTGGATCTCTCAAGGGGGCTGCCTACCGCCCAGCGGGTGGAGGTCCGATCCGTGCGGGAGGATGGCCAGGAGATCCCATCGGGCGAATGGAAGCTCGATCTGGAGGATCGGGGGGCAGATATTGTGATCCTCCTGGATGCCAGCCAGAGCATTCTCAGCCCCCAATCCCGAGGCTATACCGGGGAACCCCGTCTGAGCGAGGCTCGAGAGTTTGTGTCCAAGGTGGCCCAGGGTAAGTCCGCTTCGTCCCGGATGGTGCTGATCGCCCCGGTTGGCGATCGGATCGATTTCATCGGCCCCCGGCAATTAACGAACAATGGCGGGGATGTCTCGAACGCTCTGCAGCAGTTTTCGTTCCCTCCGCGCCCCAAGGGAAAGGAGGCCACGCCCCTCTTCGATCTGCTCAGCCGCGCTGTGGAGATCCTGACGCAGCGGCCGGACGCTACAGGACGCCCCGGAGTCGTGATCGTATTGTCGGACGGCATTGATTTCCTGAGCGATCAGCAGGTGGTCGATGTCACCGGGCGCGCTATGGATAACCGCATCGTGGTCCATGCCGTTCAGATCGGGCCGGCCCAGGGGAAGGGCAGCGAGCGGGCCATGGAGAACATGCGTCGCATCGCCGGGCAGACCGGCGGGCAGGTTCTGATTTTCGGCCAGAGCGATCCGGAGCCCTTTTATCAATCCCTCAAGGCGTGGGCACAGGTTCAGACTCTGCACTACCGCTCTCGGGTCCGTCAGAGCGGGACGCACCAGATCGATCTGCAAATGGTTTCCGGCGGGCAACCCCTGGGCGTTTCGGCCAGCTATGCGATCCATCTGAGCCCGCCTCAGGTCGAGCTGGATTGGGAGGGCCGTTCCGAGGGTCGGGGAGGGGAGAGTTCCCCCATCC
Protein-coding regions in this window:
- a CDS encoding FHA domain-containing protein, whose protein sequence is RRLWMAFILPLISLGGLGLSLNLGAPAALAQGGLLKAQPHSVDITRFPTVTVFFQLVDLSRGLPTAQRVEVRSVREDGQEIPSGEWKLDLEDRGADIVILLDASQSILSPQSRGYTGEPRLSEAREFVSKVAQGKSASSRMVLIAPVGDRIDFIGPRQLTNNGGDVSNALQQFSFPPRPKGKEATPLFDLLSRAVEILTQRPDATGRPGVVIVLSDGIDFLSDQQVVDVTGRAMDNRIVVHAVQIGPAQGKGSERAMENMRRIAGQTGGQVLIFGQSDPEPFYQSLKAWAQVQTLHYRSRVRQSGTHQIDLQMVSGGQPLGVSASYAIHLSPPQVELDWEGRSEGRGGESSPILVSETPSLPLTIRIRWADSYEHGNVAIRQIRIGESVAGFEKTGGQVEGGAVIVQGIVDLSQAPQGIYPIRVDVEDGLGLSGTGEGPLIRQRIVPPSPAGRGLLDVLPLASCVVALVALMVAAIAITRVPRLREAAVSMTQPVVQRIKEVTEPFFPSGAARGSEPARAWLVVVEGEAERRTIPIRSTHVRLGRDETLANITFTDRSVSRLHCRIEEVEEGVFYIYDEGSTSGTYVNYEQVPINGTRLQDGDLINLGRVQLHFQLRLNQQEIRPPGPASKPEEKKTQDEGKTQPLREVDDRTQVFHEPGAG